tgcgcgcgggcggcgcggcggcgctgcgGCGCCAGCAGGCCGCGCTGCGCGACGCCGTCACGCTCGCCTGGACCTCCATCGCCGCCTCCGCGCCGCGCTTCCCGCCACCGCTCAGGGACTGCTTCGCCACCTTCCGAGAGAGGTACGTACTACTGACTCTTTCAAAACaggtcaaataaatattttttgttgaaaaaatggCTACCGTGGGAGAGGAcggatagtgtcagactcttactgactaaacctaaccgccgggtaaCGTCAACCGCTTTTGATACCGGGACGTGGAGTTGCTTTGCATTACTACACAGCGCCGGCCGCGGAGGTCAAATAAAACCAGCTCTGTAACAAGTGTCTACACTAGACCACAATAAAGTGAAGCCGTATTGCATGAAAAACtctcttataaaattattgatcaAATACGAACCTGAACGGAGATCTGGAGACCTATATCAATATCAAATTGGTATCTCAtaagtaatgttttataatttgattattttcagaCTGACGGCTATGGGTCGGGAAGACATATCGGACAACTTGATCAGCGCCTCCATCTTCCTTCGCTTCCTCTGTCCAGCTATCCTGTCACCCAGTCTCTTTGGAATTACTCATGGTATgcatcatatattatattttttttcaactattatTGAAAAAACTTGCATAATTTTATCTCAAACTAGCTGGTAGAagatatgttattatttatacctgccctgttttttttttcacatttttcattgtatcttcgctcctattagtcgcagcgtgatggtttatagccaaaagccttcctcggtgaatggtctattcagcacaaaaataatttttcaatttagaccagtagttcctgagttccgctttcaaacaaacaaactcttcagctttatatattagtatacatgATACAACGCAAAGCAGAGCTCTattaatactgtattttgtCTATTTCAGAATACCCGAACGAGCGAGCAGCTCGTAACCTGACGCTGGTAGCCAAGACTCTGCAGACCCTGGCTAACTTCACGCGCTTCCAGGGCAAGGAGGCTTTTATGGAGTTCCTTAACGACTTCCTAGAGAAAGAAGCACCAAACATGAAGAAGTTCCTCAGAGATATTTCGGTAAGGGGAATTATGCCTTAGTGTTATATGATTCAAAGTCCATTTTTGTGTGATCTtcgtatgtatataaaataagtgATTTGAGACAAGTCGCTATAAGGCCTGATTAAGTGTAAATGTCAATTCGCTcgtttaacacaaataaatgattaacttaatgtttaaaaagtttttgaggTCTTAAGAATGAAGaggaattttaaaaagaaatcgtGTCTCATTTTAACGTGTAACTGTGGCAATTTCACAAACCTTCATCATTTCCTTACTGACATACTTCTATCATTCCATCAGACGCGCCCGGTAGAACAACAACAGCAGGCACAACAGCAAGCACAAGCCCAACATCAGCAGGACGGCAGCAAGAGGAACTCGGCCTCTTCACAAGGGTCCAACAACTCCGAGCGCATGCGGGAGGGAGTGGACCCCGACCCCGAGTGGGCCCCACACGTGGACCTCGGGAAACAACTCGCGACGCTACATGCCTTGCTGGTGGACAGCCTGCCCAAGCTGCCCGATAATAAGATACAGGTATAATCTGTTACTGATATCCGTGAAAATTATTTGGCCTACCGTCTTCTGAAAAGTTTTGACTACATTCGTACATTAATTTACtaacttgtttctttttattactttcaggAGTTAGATCCGTTATCTGATATACTGGATGAACTGAGCAAGAGGCTTGTCAGCAACGACAACAGTTCGCCAGTACCGCCTTCCTCTGAAAACATCTTCAGGTTCAATGACCCCACGTGCAATACCCCAACGAAGCAACCAGCTGAGCCCGCTACCAACGGTCAGATGAACAACAACTTTGCCCACAGTTCACCTATCATGAACAAAAACGGCGTCCAATTCAACATCAGCCCATCAAAATCAAACGCCGCTGAGTCTAAGTACAAGCCGGGGTATGCAGCCGTCACAAAGTCCCCCAGTTGCAACCTCCGGTCCGCTACCCTACCGAGAAATGGTTACGGGTCGAGCCCCGTCAGCCAAGCTGTCAACCCAGACAGGTACAGCTCGCAGTACAACAACCAAGAACATTGTGTGAATCTCAAAGTCGTACAGATTGGATTCGGCTCTGACCAGTACCCCAAAGGCATTAGCAATGGCATCAGTGAAAGTTTAGAACGCAGGTTTCAGGAAAGGTACAAGCCTAATAACTATAATGCTCAACAAACTCACTTCCACAACTCCAACTATAACAGTACAGAGAGATCGCCGAGCAACGACAGCATTAACCACAATTACTGCTCTACTGACATGCAAAACATAATGAAGGAGACCGCCACACTGGAGGAACTCTCGGATTTATTGAAATATGCTGATGACTCCGAAATAGTAGAGGACAAACTTATCATGAACAAAAAGAGCTTGTCACAATCTATTtccaacaacaacaatattgtaaatggaaataaaactaattacatCAACAACGGCTCAAATGTTTCCATCAGTGGATTATCGAATGTCGCAAGTTCAGGATACCAAAGCATTGCTACGCACAGCCAAAGTTCCAGCCCCATCGAAAACTCAACGCACCATCATCAAGCATACGAGAACGGAGGCCAGCCCATGAGCCGATACTCGCAGATAAATTATCAGAAGCAGAGAGACAAGCAGTATTACGACAGCAAGAATGAAAAGTTTTATCCAAAGAGCCCAGTGCAACAGAAAATAGAGTATGACATTCAAAAGTACGGAATTCAAAACTTCACAACTGCGGATAATACTCCGTCTAACGCGAATGCAAATCCAAAGGTAGCCCCGCTAGTGTTCACAAATCCAGTTTACAACATGGACGATAACCGTCAGTCGcaggaaaagaaaaataatgaaaacagaAATTCAAAGCGTTGTCCTTGTGGCTCATCCAGTTCATCGATAGATGAGGAGGGTTTGAGCACAGACAACGTAGAGACCAACTCTGAAGAAGGTTCTACTAACTTCAACGACGATAGTAGAAACTATGACCAACAGAACCGCAACAATACCCACCGAAACCTCACCAGAGATAACTGTAATTATGATGATATGTATCAGAGGAGCAACCACAGTCACTCCCCAAGGATACGGGACGACGAATCGTCCAGCAATTCGCCGAGTCTACGCAAGAGTAGCAAAACGCGAATGCCCAGAACAAACCCCATGCTCTCTTACTCCACCAACCAAAACCAAATCAACTTCAAACACTTCGGACAAAGAGGAGAAACACTTTATGAAAGTAAACCTCATCACATTTCAACTGATTCTGGCTACCCCATGAGCAGGTCTGACTCAAACGTAGAGGAAGTCAACAAAGAAATGTACAGGCTACAGATTTCCCGTAGCCAGAAAGCGCTCTACAACATGGAGAACTCCAAGAACTCTCCCGAGAAGTACTCTATGACTGAAAGTGCGATTCCGGAGACAAATTATCCGTTGGATAGGACGTACTCTGGTGCGAAGATGTCAAGTAGCAGACTGAACGAAGATTTGGAGAGGCATCAGCAATATTATGGAGTTCGGGAGAGGAGAGAATCGCCTTCGCGGAATATGTTTAACCGGGAGTCGCAGTCGAGTGAGGCGAGTGAGAGGGTCACAGTGCGGGAGCGAGATGGCGCGACTCGGGACAAGCTGCCGCGGAGGCTGAGTCTGGAGTCCGCCAGGGAACTCACTGACAGCTCGGACGAGAGGGAGGACACCGTCTACAGTACAACAGGCCGCAAGCGAGTGTCCAAACATCAGAGAATCATTGAACAGGTAAGATATACACGACAACACctccaatttaatttaagtctTATTGCTCTGCTGCATTATTTCATATTCTGTGTTAAAACTATAACATGTTTCTTTTCGGTTACAGTACGAACGAGAAATCGAAAGGTTAAAATGTTCCGTGGAACTCTTACGAGGGAGGTTGGGTCCAGCCGAACCAGGTCAAGACCACACTGACGCTAAAATGAAGGCCATTATTTCCAGGTAAGCGTTATTCCCATATATCTATCATATAGAATACCACATAATTTTCCGTCTTTCTTTTAgtcatttttatgtgtttgtgttaaaactagttttttgcCTTCAGGTTGATTTGCGTGGAAGAAGAACTGAGACGTGAACAACGCAAGATGGCCGCGGCTTTATCCCACAAGCAGCGTGTCATTGAGGCTCAGGAACACCGCATCGCGGCTCTCGACGAAGCCAACACACGACTGCTATCCGCCCTCGTCAACCTCCAACAACGAGCCACGCACTCACACCAAGAACTCCAGATATAAACCTTCGATATTCTAACATTTCTAGGTACCAGTCTCAATAGAAATTCTGTAATTTCTTCATATTACTCTGCTATATGACCTCGGATCTCTATTTTTCATTGGATGACTAATGGCATATAATAAGCATTTGAATTTACGTATGAAGATATACTTTTGATAGTGTTCGTATGGTTCAATGTTCACCGATTGTTTCGTTCAGTTTAATTGTATAATTGTGGATCTAACTATCTTTAATACATtgctattatattatacaacgCACAAGTCGTACAACTGTTATTTGCGTGTTTCAAGTTATTTCGATACTTTTgctattttgaattttataaagtttcatGCACAAATAACAAATTTCGCACGCACTCTATTTATacaattgatttaatttaactcTTCAATGATGTATGTCTTCATTACTTACAATATATCGGACTCATTactaagataaatatttgttatttacgtattattaatattgtttgagAACTTAGTGTATCGCAATAATTGTTTTGccatttatcatttttgttacattgtttcgttagttttattgaaatatgcTTTAAATGACATTAATAATTCTCTTTTAATATCAGTATTTTCATGAATTCGATTGTACGTTCGCTCCACGTGTAGACATGTTTTTTCTGTAACAATGATACCAAAGAAGATTGAATATCCCTTAGACTTAGCTGCAGTGGTCTCATCGAACCCGCTGCGACGTAGGTCTTAgtgttgtattttaaaattaaaattaatagattttataataataatataagactTGTATCATAATATTCTTAAGATATGCGATAAGTGAAATGTggtattaaatcaaaatttatttttaatacctttgGAGTATTATACTGTGGGATATATTAGATGTAAACGCCCTAACACTTCAAATTGTAtctgatataaaaattaaattgtagaCCACAACTTACTTATACCACTGTGCAACATAGTAACAGCGAAATGTAATATAAGCCATAGCGTCAAGCTCGTATACCTACAAGTGTAGGTATATAAATTAtcacattaaattatgaattacGTACTCAAcacttttatttcataataccTGCATATTCCTCGACTTTGCGACTTTATACTCTgcctacttatttattttgacaaacaaaatatttttttaaacgatattattatgatttaaagtagatatgttttattagaatgaaatttaaatactattttcacatttgaaaaaaacaatttacgataATCGCATTTTACGTTCTATTTGTTGCGTAGTACCGACATCTGCCAAAAAGTTCAACTGCACGGAAAGTAAGAAGTAAtagtcttaattttaaaatttctacattgaatcaaaatattaaaatttgcgtTGTAACTCagttaaatatcaaaaatacctGATGAATACTCGAGCATCACTaagattgtaaataataaaaacgaactGTAGGTATTTTACGAGTATTAAAAATGAGATTATTACTGCTTTGTACTTCACTTTGTGgtcaatttgaaaattgaaaacctgTTAACGGTCAATCTAAAGCGGACAGAGTAGAAATGAATACGAAGGTTAAATGTATATATGAGTTTATGTATAGTTCACAATACTtcacaaacaacaaaacaaacaaaaacaaaggacAAAAGTTATTGTTCCGACTCTATACCATCTGGGAGACATATATAACgtttttttgctaaaattaattttctttcttctgATTCTCGTGAATTGTATGGATGTATTAATTGTACGTCTTCAACGCGAccaaacaaatatgaaaaatatatctcGCGGAACTTCTTATCAGGCAACTCTGCCTGGTACATGGATCGCCAAAACAAGTTGGTGACGTAGGCGTGTGATCGGTACATCATCAGTCTGTACCTATGAGTGTAATGTCTGAATtgatcatttaaatattgtttttgtgcCCAATCTTTGAGACCATGGTACATGGGTTCCTTAGGTGGTTGCACGTGACCGAAATCTTTGGCAGCAAGCGAAGTGAACATAGTCCAATATACGGTACTCTTTCGTAAGAATTCTTGTTTATCTACCTTGGTAAGCGAGCCATAAAGCCTTTTCCTCATCCATTCTTTGAGTTCTGGAACTAAGTGCAGGTCAGGCAAACGCGCAGCTATATTTACACGTCGCATTAAACGTATTGCACATTTTAAGTAATCCTCGGGCTTAGGATTTTGTCCTAAGCAGGTCTTGGAAGccttcttcttttttttctttttctcttgtttGACTTTGTTTACGCCGTCCTCGACGTGTAACACGCTGTCCGTGTCCCATAGCTTTTTGAATTCTTTTTCTACATGTAGTCGCTTGTTGTCAGTGTCATATATTGTTTCGTAATTAAAACCTATAGGTGAGTAGCGTGTAGGCTTCACAAAATACGGAAGTTCATCAGGCGGAAAAGTTCCCTCATTTCcataatcataaaaatgtcCACAATAACATTTGTGGTCTTTAACATACTGGAAGACAGTGTCGTGCCATTTCTTATCACAATCACAAGGAGCAGGTTTTTCTTCCGGCGGCCATCCACGAAACCCACAATTTATTGTGATACATTCTCCTTCAATGCATTTATGTCCACCGTGTATAAGTTCTCCCCGCGCAGGTAGTATACTGATGCTGCCTATAACATAAAGCGTTTTTCCATGGACTGTATAAACTCCATTTATTGTATACTGAGCGTTCCAGAGACCAGTTCGTGGCGCCACTGGTTTTTTTCGTCGTACGACTTTCTTGCGTCTTGCTAAATGTAAGCCATATTCTTTTTTTGGTGGACGTTCCATCTCATCCGCCTTTGAACCTCTTGGTTTCCGTGCATTTGGCTTCATATTCTTTCTCGAAAGATTAGTGGCTGATGAATGGGCTACAATTTCCATAACTCCAGCTACTTGGTCGCAATATGATTGTGATAATTTCTTTTTCGGAGGGGGTGGTGGGGGAGGCGGCGGTGGTGGCTCCTGTATAAGTGGTTCCTCTTCGTAGGGTTCGTTCAAGTCGTCTAAGTTTGGTAAAGGCGGCGGTGGAGGTCGCCGGTATGTATGTGGTTCATACAAAGCCGCGACCAGCTTCTGGAGATACGGCGAAGCTAGAGGTGGCTCAGGCTTTGGTTTCGGTTTGGGTTCCGGCTCTGGCGGAGGGGCATCGGGAGTAAACCTCTTCTGAAGTAAACTTATCAAGTTCTCGAGCCCTAAATAAAAAATCGCTGATAACATGAGTCTAGCATTTAGACAATATGATGCTCGTTTTCCCTCAATAGGGTATCCATAAGTAGATAGGTATAGTTGAGCAATCATTTCTTTAGGGTCATCGCGACCTgcgaaaatgcaatttaaaagtaCAGGATGACTTGGACGGGGCCACAAACCAAGAATTTTCATGATCGCGGCCGTCCTATGGGGGCGCCCTTCCAATATATCTTGATATATTGCAAATTCTAAAGTATCCAAGGCAGACCTTTGTGGCTCACTCAGCGCTTGGTACCACCGGGGTCCCACTTCATCAAccatatttttcagtatttgtaTATCTCTGCGCTTGCGATATTCTTTAAGTTCTTCCATAAATATTTGCTTTTCTCGTGTTTTTCGCGCGTACACCACCTGTAGGTGCCGCGTGATACGTTCTCTGTGACCTGTCTCGTGGCCATTTTTTAAACCTCCcatgtttattttaacacaattaaagaatatttagtcttaatataatgaatgacatttatattatacacgtatattttgtgtaactgcaatttggaaaaaaaaatacgattgaTCTCTTGATAATCTGTTtgacaattaataaaacgtcaacatttttctttaattcttaTGTTCCTGATAACTAACCAGTAACCTGCCAATGCTACATAATAAATCATATCAAATAGTatatagttaaaattaatacaaattatacattatgaattatatttgttttcgaAAACATTTATAGTACATAAATTGATTGAGATAAAAATGTTGTACAAGTCTCAATACTTGCCATACTACACCGCCATCTATCGTCGAATAGTTGACTTATTGAAAATGACGCGCAGGCTTATACAGTAAAAAAGAACTCTATtacctaaaaatacaaattatatgtaattttgatgttttatccAATATCAGATAACTGTTTCCTAAGTAACAACgacgtaaaatatttaaatatacgcGTAAGTTCGTCGGGGGCGAGTGACGCACGTGGCGCGTCGGTCGGGCATGGCCCGATCAGCTGTGTGAAACTCGGCCGGTCGAAGACCCGCACCTTGGGGTGAACGCCCTTCGCTCATCCATCACCTGAATAATTCCTCACCTCATTCATACGCACTGACGAATCTATCTCAATATTTAAGCTTCATGCATTGTTCCGGAAACCATCAATCAAGCGAGACTTTACCGCGGTCGCCTCAACATGTAAAATCGATTGGCCGCCCGAGACAGTGGCGTAAACACCGGTAGTCAATGAAGTTCCATTTGTGGTTAACGTCACTGCATTGTATGTAACTATGGGATCGATTACGcacaaaagtatttgttattcGACTTGTTTACAATCACTGTGGGATACGATTGTTGTATACATTCCCTTAACCAAGGAACATTTGGAATaagtagaaataacaaaaataaatgaagatttaGAATTTATGTTCATTTTCGTGAggcaaaatcaaattaattttttgaTAACGGTCCACTCTCGCGTATTTTCGGGATCTTCTGACTAGTTTCGAAGCCATTCGGAGTCTTAAATCATGAGCTAAAATCACGGTGAGGTTAagagtagaaaaaaaatctcaattaaTAGACAGTACCaaaaaacaagcatttttaCACAATCACTTTAAATCAGTAATACATAGAGTCACTACGAGACTCGTATGATTCATATAGAGCCGCCAGTGACGATGACACAGCAACCAAAAGAATTCacattctttaatttaatgtgaTTCAGTGATTAAATTATAGCCAGTGTTCGTTGACTCCCGGGACTAGTTCAAACATTTGATTATTTACTTCAAACGACCTTTGATGTTCCGAGGAAATTGTGaagcttaatatattttgtttgggAAACTCTCTTGAGTTTTAACAGAAAcgtaattttgaaaattgattacTTACGACGTATCATGACGATAACATATCTGACAGtcacagatttttattatatgtaaattcATAGTCAccatttttatcatcatcatcaaccttTAATATCCCAAATCTGGGCATAGTCATCCCCTGTTTATGCCGGACGTTTACATCGCTTGCTCTCCGCATCCACCCTATTCCTGCTATCTTTATGTCGTTTGCTCATCTCATCCTCGGGCTACCAGAATTTCACCATCCATGATTTCCAAATAATGAACAGAAATTTTTCACTTGAATCGTAATACTACATTCTAATTAAAACATCTTCAGATATAATATCCCATCTCTAACAATTTCTTtcttaaagttacaaaataaaaaaccttgacCAGCCACAACTAAGTGCACTCACCTACACAAACTGCAAACTACGTAACAAGGTGAAACTTTTAGATAATACTGCCAACAAGATCCTGCTATGACTCGCAATGTGATCGTTATCGCTTTTAGGTTTTCCCAGATTTTCCCTTGCCTCACTGACATTGAACGCTTTCACCGTACAAAGCTGTACAAATGAGTATACGggccataaataataaaattgtatttcagtTAATGTTGACAGCAACGTGGAAATTGACtgacaatacaaatatttcttgtaataatGAGCAATTGATAAATTAGTGCGAAAATCTGAATGCATTTTCCCAGCACGTGAGATGTTTATCGTTGGCAGACAGCAAGGCAGGGCTGCATGTCGTGTCTGGGTGTTCATGAGCGTTCACTTTCCACGTGTCAGGAAGTATTAGAAGCCACTTTCACTCCATTCAAGATCACAGGCGCTCGTTCCGCCTCGCAATGCTTTGCTCTCCGTTCTGAACAATAACTAGCTATTGTCTACGTCgtatattacaattttattccgATTCCTTATTGGCTGAGCTGACTTTGATTGCTTTATTTCCATTCCTATTAAGCTAGTCGCCTCCTTCATTAAAGCTTCGGGAGTAAGTACAGAaaagtcatattatttattaatagcctTAAGGATTGTATCTTGTAAGATTTATACTAATTTCAGGCGCTATTTCTCATGCAAGTTCAATGACCGAGCTCTTATCTTGTAAGCATGTGTGCATCCACGtgttgtgtgtatgtgtgcgtcGCATGCGCCTGCGCCTGTGTAGTGTGATCGTATTGTAAGCTGCACATTATTATGCAACTCTTATGAAGCGGTCAAGTCGTATTATCGTAATATACATcaaggtttatttttagcaaaaatattgtttattattatctgATTTTTTGGCAATCCTGTGTGAATATATGTCgctggtatttattatttacagcaGAAGATTTGAATATTAGTATTagtgaaatagatttttaaaaattagaTGCACTTGTCAATATTTATAGGGACCTACGACCACTACGAGTTGCCTTTAACTTAGCGATTAGTCCTGAAAAATGGATAGAGTGTCAAAGGCAAAGAGTAATGAAATTCTCACGAAAGTAACTCGTAACTAGTAaatgtaaaatcaattttcatttgattaCATTGTCATTCAAAGCACTCGAGAAAACTAAACAGACTTTAGAACACAGTGACACTGAAAAAGTCAGCAGTAATAGTCATATAGACAGTTGAATAATCGTTTGGCGGGACAGGTGGCATCTCTCAATCCAACTTACGAGAGTCTAACACGtaaaataagaaagtaaaaGCACGACGACAAGACTGTATCCTTTGACAAATAGTCCCTGAAGGGAGCAGCGCGATGCCCAAATATTGGGTGAACAACCTCTTAATGCTTTGAGgcgacattttatttttaccatacaCCGCGTATCTACGACCGTGGACTGCTCAAtcggaattataaaaaaaaacaacaacaaaaaagtttttaatagagCGAGCTGCGCTGACGAATTTTCAAAGTCACGTTGAGATTTCCCAGTGCGTTTACCTATATAACGTATACCTGCccacattatattttgttttcagaaatgCGTCACGGCTAGCCGCTGAGTGACACACGTTGAATACAGTTCGTCGGCTGACAGCGTATGAACGAAAATATCGGCGTTATCAACGTCTAATTATAGAGAATACTCCGCTCGAGTCAAGGGTACGTTAACTCCTCCAAGTTCAAAGGTCACCGAGGTCAGGGCTAAACCGAATTCGCTATACAAACTTCACGAAGAAATTCTAGTCTGCTCGAGTATCGAACTTTCTTTTGTCTGACGATTTATTAATGATACCAAActacttaaaactttttcttacggaagtttaaattgaaaacttgttttgttaattgtttctATCACAGCAATGATTTGAAATCTTGAatttttcactaacattcaTAAAGGTTACTCATGCTCAGATTGCACAGATCCATTGATCACCCGTGGCCATTCATCgtgcattaaataaaatatccctAAATGAAGGGTTAGTTTAATCAAATCAAGGATTATGAATAGATTTATACATAAGTCGTTATAcagcattaaataattaactgaaCAAAACAAGTTCGCGTTTTCAATGGAAAACTTTTTTACCTTCAAATACTTCCCATAATCCATTGTCATGTGTTGCAATGGAATTAAAACTTAcagatatttgaattttgaaatagtGATGGAAATTGCCATCAAAAGACTACCAGATCtcgatataaaagaaaaaaatgagatGCAGCTTTTTTTATAGGAAATATCACATCATCTACAGCGATTCTCTCATTAATATGAAATTTCCTATCGTCCTAATGATTAAAACACTTCGTATATCATAAAATGGTGACATTTCGACAGTGGTTTTCCGGTGGTGGTATCACAGTGCGCGTGTGTGCACGCTGGGGTTGCGCGTGTGTGCGTCGGGATCGCGTTACAGCTGAAACTTGGGGCGCCTGCCGAAAACAGCGGTCGTCGACCCGGTCAGGAGCGCGGCCGTAGAGTAGGCCTGACCGCTCTTGATACTTTGTCTAACACAGTTGAAGCAGGAAACTGGATAGTAGAAacgtttttgtttagtttagtaATATTGTCAAAGtaaaggtacattttatttatacaagcAATGTGTATAAATCTACAATATTAGCAAATCGATATCACAaagtaatatcataaaaaaataatttgcttaaAAACGGACTATTTTAGTAACCGTATTTATGgctcataaaaaatatctttcagggatttattttttgttttaaaaaataattacaattgatTTCTtacaagaaattataaaaaaaattattccc
The genomic region above belongs to Trichoplusia ni isolate ovarian cell line Hi5 chromosome 5, tn1, whole genome shotgun sequence and contains:
- the LOC113494474 gene encoding probable Ras GTPase-activating protein isoform X4 codes for the protein MRHYFLYNCLGCIDTSYEKACRRGSAPSTPVPGAQAQHSPSRLAALFFSKRSFRSGLKRTKSVNKFEMNRVAQPVATHPPTHALRTSRSHESLLSAQSPAVSTMDLGPPNQVEIRPLHSSVLCRPHCFALSAENRAPRYFACASRKERDRWIYSLRQAARPDELRTRRCERTVKLWLLEAKAIPPKKRYYCEILLDDTLYARSSSKLKTELCFWGEVYEFGNLPAVGAIHVNVYREPERRSRKRDKHALVGTVRIPVDDVSSRYLNERWYPLTETDKPQSPAAPAPSLRIKCRFQSVDVLPIDCYARFLDYLKRNYRRLCEYLEPVIGVKAKEDIGCALVLCMAGAGLAPRYLADVVALDVRRTGDHSLTFRGNSLATKSMEAYLKLVGDQYLQDTLCEAVLAAAGAGAAECEVDPLRAGGAAALRRQQAALRDAVTLAWTSIAASAPRFPPPLRDCFATFRERLTAMGREDISDNLISASIFLRFLCPAILSPSLFGITHEYPNERAARNLTLVAKTLQTLANFTRFQGKEAFMEFLNDFLEKEAPNMKKFLRDISTRPVEQQQQAQQQAQAQHQQDGSKRNSASSQGSNNSERMREGVDPDPEWAPHVDLGKQLATLHALLVDSLPKLPDNKIQELDPLSDILDELSKRLVSNDNSSPVPPSSENIFRFNDPTCNTPTKQPAEPATNGQMNNNFAHSSPIMNKNGVQFNISPSKSNAAESKYKPGYAAVTKSPSCNLRSATLPRNGYGSSPVSQAVNPDRYSSQYNNQEHCVNLKVVQIGFGSDQYPKGISNGISESLERRFQERYKPNNYNAQQTHFHNSNYNSTERSPSNDSINHNYCSTDMQNIMKETATLEELSDLLKYADDSEIVEDKLIMNKKSLSQSISNNNNIVNGNKTNYINNGSNVSISGLSNVASSGYQSIATHSQSSSPIENSTHHHQAYENGGQPMSRYSQINYQKQRDKQYYDSKNEKFYPKSPVQQKIEYDIQKYGIQNFTTADNTPSNANANPKVAPLVFTNPVYNMDDNRQSQEKKNNENRNSKRCPCGSSSSSIDEEGLSTDNVETNSEEGSTNFNDDSRNYDQQNRNNTHRNLTRDNCNYDDMYQRSNHSHSPRIRDDESSSNSPSLRKSSKTRMPRTNPMLSYSTNQNQINFKHFGQRGETLYESKPHHISTDSGYPMSRSDSNVEEVNKEMYRLQISRSQKALYNMENSKNSPEKYSMTESAIPETNYPLDRTYSGAKMSSSRLNEDLERHQQYYGVRERRESPSRNMFNRESQSSEASERVTVRERDGATRDKLPRRLSLESARELTDSSDEREDTVYSTTGRKRVSKHQRIIEQYEREIERLKCSVELLRGRLGPAEPGQDHTDAKMKAIISRLICVEEELRREQRKMAAALSHKQRVIEAQEHRIAALDEANTRLLSALVNLQQRATHSHQELQI
- the LOC113494474 gene encoding probable Ras GTPase-activating protein isoform X2 yields the protein MSTERRLSRSFHSCLKGSSTEEAADEEESCYHSLGGRHSLSRQPQVYVEDLSNVSLADFEATQDDINDTSYEKACRRGSAPSTPVPGAQAQHSPSRLAALFFSKRSFRSGLKRTKSVNKFEMNRVAQPVATHPPTHALRTSRSHESLLSAQSPAVSTMDLGPPNQVEIRPLHSSVLCRPHCFALSAENRAPRYFACASRKERDRWIYSLRQAARPDELRTRRCERTVKLWLLEAKAIPPKKRYYCEILLDDTLYARSSSKLKTELCFWGEVYEFGNLPAVGAIHVNVYREPERRSRKRDKHALVGTVRIPVDDVSSRYLNERWYPLTETDKPQSPAAPAPSLRIKCRFQSVDVLPIDCYARFLDYLKRNYRRLCEYLEPVIGVKAKEDIGCALVLCMAGAGLAPRYLADVVALDVRRTGDHSLTFRGNSLATKSMEAYLKLVGDQYLQDTLCEAVLAAAGAGAAECEVDPLRAGGAAALRRQQAALRDAVTLAWTSIAASAPRFPPPLRDCFATFRERLTAMGREDISDNLISASIFLRFLCPAILSPSLFGITHEYPNERAARNLTLVAKTLQTLANFTRFQGKEAFMEFLNDFLEKEAPNMKKFLRDISTRPVEQQQQAQQQAQAQHQQDGSKRNSASSQGSNNSERMREGVDPDPEWAPHVDLGKQLATLHALLVDSLPKLPDNKIQELDPLSDILDELSKRLVSNDNSSPVPPSSENIFRFNDPTCNTPTKQPAEPATNGQMNNNFAHSSPIMNKNGVQFNISPSKSNAAESKYKPGYAAVTKSPSCNLRSATLPRNGYGSSPVSQAVNPDRYSSQYNNQEHCVNLKVVQIGFGSDQYPKGISNGISESLERRFQERYKPNNYNAQQTHFHNSNYNSTERSPSNDSINHNYCSTDMQNIMKETATLEELSDLLKYADDSEIVEDKLIMNKKSLSQSISNNNNIVNGNKTNYINNGSNVSISGLSNVASSGYQSIATHSQSSSPIENSTHHHQAYENGGQPMSRYSQINYQKQRDKQYYDSKNEKFYPKSPVQQKIEYDIQKYGIQNFTTADNTPSNANANPKVAPLVFTNPVYNMDDNRQSQEKKNNENRNSKRCPCGSSSSSIDEEGLSTDNVETNSEEGSTNFNDDSRNYDQQNRNNTHRNLTRDNCNYDDMYQRSNHSHSPRIRDDESSSNSPSLRKSSKTRMPRTNPMLSYSTNQNQINFKHFGQRGETLYESKPHHISTDSGYPMSRSDSNVEEVNKEMYRLQISRSQKALYNMENSKNSPEKYSMTESAIPETNYPLDRTYSGAKMSSSRLNEDLERHQQYYGVRERRESPSRNMFNRESQSSEASERVTVRERDGATRDKLPRRLSLESARELTDSSDEREDTVYSTTGRKRVSKHQRIIEQYEREIERLKCSVELLRGRLGPAEPGQDHTDAKMKAIISRLICVEEELRREQRKMAAALSHKQRVIEAQEHRIAALDEANTRLLSALVNLQQRATHSHQELQI